In Scomber japonicus isolate fScoJap1 chromosome 11, fScoJap1.pri, whole genome shotgun sequence, the genomic stretch TAATGGTGGAGTCATGAGTTGTTGCACTATGCTTCAGATTAAAAACAAGTGAGATTGTTCTCTGCAACATCTAACACACAAATTAAAGCATTTCAGTCTTCAGCTAAAGGCAGAGTAAATTAAATGTGTATAATCCAGGCATGCCTAATTCATGCATTCACAGTCAGAGGGTGTGGCTGCTGAAGGGATcaaacctttgacctttttttgtaGCAGTATGGACAGAAGTCCACACTGCTTGACCAGTCTTTTCTGTTATAAAGTTTTCCCACAGGAAAACCTCATCAGAGTAGACAGAAAGTACATTCAACCTGTAATATAAAAAGGATGTAACCAGTAATAGGTAGGGAGTCTCTTATCAAAAAAAGTAACTTCACAAGTCCGGCTTTTCAGTCCAGGTACCAGTATGGCCATTTATAAACCAGTTCATAAtccaaaaatgcaaaaaaagaaaaaaaagaaaagaaaagaaagctgcGTGGGTTTGTCtgatgaacaaaaaaacagacaacaaaagATTATGCAGAATTTTCCATCTTCtatcaaatatatttaagaTAAAAGTTTGGATGTGTGTTCCaagacaaatagaaaaaaaacacaaaaattcaatgacaaaatgtgtccaaaaatagtattttaaaaacattgaaaGCTATTTGACCTCATTTTTCATGGTAATTATATCcaaaactttgtgttttttttgtttgttgtggttggtTTTTTCAATCCTTACACCGTTGTTTCTCCATGATTACCATTGCTAAGGCGCTTGTAAAACCTCCGCCATGATTGAAGGGTTTTCCCGGACCAGACCCAGAAACCCGAGGTGATCCCCACTATCATCGTCATCAGGTATTTGATCATGAACACGGTGAAGTCGGGGCTCATGGGGGCGAAGTTGTGCTCTGGGCATGGCACGGCGAAGCGCTTACAGGTGTGCATGTGCCAGGTGCGCTGCCAGTGCTCCCTGAAGGCCTGCTCGTAGAAGTAACAGGCGATCACGATGGTGGCTGGCACCGTGTACAGGACGCTGAACACCCCGATGCGCACCATCAGCTTCTCCAACTTCTCCGTCTTGGTGCCGTCGTGCTTCATGATGGTACGGATCCGGAACAGGGACACGAAGCCGGCCAGGAGGAAGGACGTGCCGATGAACAGGTAGACGAATAGTGGAGCCAGGACGAAACCACGGAGAGCATCCACGTTAAAGATCCCCACGAAGCAAACCCCGGTCAGCACGTCCCCGTCCACCTGGCCCATGGCGAGGATGGTGATGGTTTTGACGGCTGGCACGGCCCAGGCTGCCAAGTGGAAGTACTGGGAGTTGGCTTCAATGGCTTCGTGGCCCCATTTCATCCCGGCTGAGAGGAACCACGTCAGGGACAAAATCACCCACCAGATGGAGCTGGCCATCCCGAAAAAGTACAGCACCATGAAGAGGATGGTGCACCCCTCCTTTTTGGTGCCCTGAGCCACTGTCCGGTAGCCGTCATCCTTGAATTTATCCACACAAACAACTTTGTCCTCCAGGAAAAACCCCGCGGCGTAAGCCACCGCCACCATGAAGTAACACCCGGATAAGAAGATGATGGGTCGCTCCGGGTACCTGAACCGGCGCATGTCCACCAGATATGTGAGCACTGTGAACAAGGTGCTCACACAGCACAGGATGGACCAGATCCCGACCCAAAGCCGCCCGAATTTCACCTCATCCTCCCTGAAATACATGATGCCGGCGGTCTTGGTGGGCTCACACGGAGCCCCGCAGTCCTTCACCCCCATGAATTTGTAGCCCAGGTAGGGGGGCACATTCAGCTGCAGCGGGCAGGAGAAGTCGTGGTACGGGCTGTGCTGGTGAGGGCGCTCGTTGGGTCGGCCCATGTTTGGGGGAAGGGTCACAAGGTCGGGTGAAAAGGGGGACGATGGGGAAGCCGGTCCATTGGGCTCGGATGTGTTCTGACCCACGCAGATTTCTCCGGCTCCGTGCACCGGGAAAGCCTCGCACCGGAGCCGCTCCGGCCACTGGAAGCCGAACTTGTTCATCAAGGCTTCGCATCCCTGCCGTGCCCGCTCACACAGGGACCGGCACGGGGGGATGGCCTGCTCCAGCACGGTGCAGACCGGCGCGTACATGGAGCAGAGGAAGAACTTTAGATCCGCAGAGCACTGGACCTTTACCAGAGGGTAAAACTGGTGTACCTCAAGCCCAGCGTCCTCCTGGTTGGTGTGGCCCAGGAGGTTCGGCATGATGGTCTGGTTGTAGGCGATGTCGGTACACAGCGGGATGGAGATGGGCTGGCAAAAACCGTGTTCCGGGACGGATATCCCGGTGTCACTGTTGTAGTGTTGAGCAGAAGCGGGTGAGAAGGAAAGCCCGCACACCAGCCACATGATCCGCAGCAGCACGGAGCCAGCGGTGGACCTGGCCGCCGCCGCCATAGttgagaaagaggaggagggggggagggaaggaaaaactTTGAACCAAGTAGGGCGACTTAAAAACGGACGAAAAGCGAAGCAAATCTACATGAAATGCACCAACATTTAGCTTGTAGTCCGAGTTAGTCGAATGGAGAGAGTCTCAATCGACTTTTTACGCGCGTTTTTACGCAAATAAATCCAAATGAAACGTCCGTCGTGTCATGACTTCTTGATGGTCTTTGTAAGTGACTCCATGCAGTCCACTCTCCACTTCTGCTCCAGTGAAAAATAGTCCCCCTTTTCCCCCTAGAAAAACAGTAATAACGCGAACCAAAACTCTTCCAGCACTTTAACTACTCAGAGTTACGACTTTTGCGCAAAACGCGTaacataaaacttttaaaagcaCGGTTATATTCCCATCGTTTTTCGCCTTGACTTCTCGCAGAGTGTCGGTTCGCAGGCGGTCGGGAGTCcctcgcctctctctctctctctctcctcactggTGCAGATGCCACCGGTTTCCAGGCGCCCCCTCCATTCATGGACCCCCTGACACAACGCAGGGCGCCTGGAAACCGATGCTGCGTCTCAGCCAATCCCAGCGTTTGTTTTCCTTCAGGACTCGCTCCCGATTGGCCTTTTTACTCCCCATCGAAGGAGAAATATGTTATAGTAATTACATTACACAAGAgattttttaaactaaaatattcattattaaggcaaagtTTAGGCAAGAGTTTACGCAACGTTGTTTACTACTCAACTTAATTGGAGCTTTTTTTAGAATATTGAATGGGAATCCGCTTTATTGGCCAAGTAGGCTTACAAGGAATTTGACTCCGTTCTGGCTCTCAGTTACTTACACACTAAAAGTCACTTGGTTAAAATTTTACACAGTTTGGGTCAATATAGCACTGACACAATTTTGACTTGCTGTTGCTCAGAAAGCCACTCAAGGCAGGGGGTTGTTTGGCccagttttagtgtttttattttttattttactgttgagTTATTTACTCAAAACTTCTTAATCGACTCCTCTTTTTTAACTTACATATCACAGCTTGTTAATGATTCTTAATAACATGTGGGTGGTTTGAATGTCATAGGCACACTGTTTTGCACaagaaataattaatttgtgACCATTTTTAGCTAAAGCTTGTTAAGTGGAAACAAAGGTTAAAATAATATAAGTTGACACAGTGTTGGACTGGTGCTATATATACCCAAACTGGGTACATTTTTAACCACAGTGATTTTTAGTGTGTTCACAACAATCTTTAGAAAGATAACAAGCCAAAGAAAGATCATTAAACATACACATTTCCGTATTGTGTATGAgcaaaatggtgaaaaaatacATACAGAAACAACATACAGACATCTTTATACACATGATACTGTTTCTGTAAACAGGATACAAATAGTGAAAAAGTGAAGAATGTAAGGAGcacttaaataaatattgattggataaattactttatatacatacagtaagtgGTTCTGTATAAAATGAACACCgtattcaaataaatacaaaatatataaatatatataggtACAGTCGATGTCTTTAGTAAATAcgtaattataataaataattcaataatacataatacattaa encodes the following:
- the LOC128367746 gene encoding frizzled-7-A-like is translated as MAAAARSTAGSVLLRIMWLVCGLSFSPASAQHYNSDTGISVPEHGFCQPISIPLCTDIAYNQTIMPNLLGHTNQEDAGLEVHQFYPLVKVQCSADLKFFLCSMYAPVCTVLEQAIPPCRSLCERARQGCEALMNKFGFQWPERLRCEAFPVHGAGEICVGQNTSEPNGPASPSSPFSPDLVTLPPNMGRPNERPHQHSPYHDFSCPLQLNVPPYLGYKFMGVKDCGAPCEPTKTAGIMYFREDEVKFGRLWVGIWSILCCVSTLFTVLTYLVDMRRFRYPERPIIFLSGCYFMVAVAYAAGFFLEDKVVCVDKFKDDGYRTVAQGTKKEGCTILFMVLYFFGMASSIWWVILSLTWFLSAGMKWGHEAIEANSQYFHLAAWAVPAVKTITILAMGQVDGDVLTGVCFVGIFNVDALRGFVLAPLFVYLFIGTSFLLAGFVSLFRIRTIMKHDGTKTEKLEKLMVRIGVFSVLYTVPATIVIACYFYEQAFREHWQRTWHMHTCKRFAVPCPEHNFAPMSPDFTVFMIKYLMTMIVGITSGFWVWSGKTLQSWRRFYKRLSNGNHGETTV